From Rutidosis leptorrhynchoides isolate AG116_Rl617_1_P2 chromosome 3, CSIRO_AGI_Rlap_v1, whole genome shotgun sequence, a single genomic window includes:
- the LOC139899915 gene encoding uncharacterized protein — translation MANKWLGPLCFLGDFNSVCSLEERMRENIDQNSIDSFNTFIIKANLIDQCLSNDPNVILQTDNLDRSDHKPIIWAKKLANWGPKPFRFNNSWLLKKGFVQFCDKLWKDYDVQGWAAFKVAKKMRLLKADIKIWSTSHQDTDEINLKLIDEEIKRLKNWYKVRDLFTFELSQLSNLKGCKKRLSVRIESKRRLHSRFHWLKVGDKNSHFFHIVSRIRHQSSYVAGLLIDNMWVDDLDYVKEHVVAFFEKLFTAPTSMAVHIDINWSTLKLAQVPLSLSSSIEDQFSAQEVFHVIKALTETKLQARMVFHYNFSKRDGTF, via the exons ATGGCGAATAAATGGCTGGGCCCTTTGTGCTTCTTGGGGGACTTTAACTCGGTTTGTTCACTGGAAGAAAGAATGCGTGAAAACATCGATCAAAATAGTATTGATTCGTTTAATACTTTCATTATCAAAGCTAATCTTATTGATCAATGCCTATCAAATGAT CCCAATGTTATTCTCCAAACCGATAATCTGGACCGTTCCGATCACAAACCGATAATATGGGCTAAAAAGTTAGCAAATTGGGGCCCAAAACCTTTTCGTTTTAATAATTCTTGGCTTCTAAAGAAAGGATTTGTGCAGTTTTGTGATAAACTGTGGAAGGATTACGATGTACAAGGTTGGGCTGCTTTCAAAGTAGCCAAAAAAATGAGACTTTTAAAAGCAGACATAAAGATTTGGAGTACTTCCCACCAAGATACCGATGAGATTAATCTTAAATTGATTGATGAAGAGATTAAACGTTTAAAGAATTGGTATAAAGTTCGTGATTTGTTTACCTTCGAATTATCTCAACTGTCGAATTTAAAGGGGTGCAAAAAACGACTATCTGTTAGAATCGAATCTAAAAGAAGGTTGCATTCTAGGTTTCATTGGTTAAAAGTGGGGGATAAAAATTCACATTTCTTCCATATTGTTTCTCGTATTCGACATCAATCGTCTTATGTTGCAGGGCTGTTAATTGATAATATGTGGGTAGATGATCTCGATTATGTGAAAGAGCACGTAGTCGCCTTTTTTGAAAAATTATTCACAGCACCCACTTCAATGGCAGTACATATTGATATCAATTGGTCCACACTTAAATTGGCCCAAGTTCCTCTTAGTCTTTCCAGTAGTATTGAAGATCAATTCTCGGCTCAAGAGGTTTTCCATGTTATAAAAGCTTTGACGGAAACAAAACTCCAGGCTCGGATGGTTTTTCATTACAATTTTTCAAAAAGGGATGGTACTTTCTAG